A single Agrococcus sp. ARC_14 DNA region contains:
- a CDS encoding FAD-dependent oxidoreductase, producing the protein MSLPLLLVIADRHLEVLGDEFRARYARDYAIETVTSAAAGTERLRRGVAEGDEVAMVVAEAELSDGSAIETLREAHAIVPTARRIALVPIDRYRELLPAMHQATADSDFDTFVGIPRGARDEEFHTVIVEALSEWGWSVAKPVVSMVDIVTAPGDPNAAAIHDLLDRLGWAHRKLHVDSEEARPLVEAAGPGAPLPIVRNLQGELLVGATAQAVAERMYSAVDDIPPGTVADVAVIGAGPAGLAVAVTAASEGLSTVVLESEAIGGQAGTSSLIRNYLGFPRGVSGMRLTQRARVQALRFGAEFYTGRAAVRIEPGPPDEPEHHHVLVGGTHLCARTVVLATGVAYRRLGVESVEALVGNGVFYGSATSFARFASGRHVVVVGGGNSAGQAALHLARFARKVSIVVRRARLDETMSAYLVREIAANPTVEVTTGTRVVGAEGDPMLQRIELEDIGSLERRSVEVDAMFLMLGATPACGWLPDEVARDDHDFVLTGREVPMDAWVDGCPPAALETTVPGIYAAGDVRAGSMKRVASASGEGASVLPMVHARLAELRAQQLLLD; encoded by the coding sequence ACGCGATCGAGACCGTGACCAGTGCCGCCGCGGGCACGGAGCGTCTCCGACGCGGGGTCGCCGAGGGTGACGAGGTCGCCATGGTCGTCGCCGAGGCCGAGCTCAGCGACGGCAGCGCGATCGAGACGCTGCGCGAGGCCCATGCGATCGTGCCGACTGCCCGCCGCATCGCGCTCGTGCCCATCGACCGCTATCGCGAGCTGCTCCCTGCGATGCATCAGGCGACGGCCGACAGCGACTTCGACACCTTCGTCGGCATCCCTCGGGGCGCGCGCGACGAGGAGTTCCACACGGTGATCGTCGAGGCGCTCTCGGAGTGGGGCTGGTCGGTGGCGAAGCCCGTCGTCTCGATGGTCGACATCGTCACGGCGCCTGGCGACCCCAACGCCGCCGCGATCCACGACCTGCTCGACCGGCTCGGCTGGGCGCACCGCAAGCTGCACGTCGACAGCGAGGAGGCGCGCCCGCTCGTCGAGGCCGCGGGCCCGGGTGCACCGCTGCCGATCGTGCGCAACCTGCAGGGCGAGCTGCTGGTGGGGGCCACCGCGCAGGCCGTCGCCGAGCGCATGTACAGCGCCGTCGACGACATCCCGCCCGGCACGGTCGCCGACGTCGCCGTGATCGGCGCCGGCCCCGCGGGCCTCGCGGTCGCCGTCACCGCCGCATCCGAGGGCCTGAGCACCGTGGTGCTCGAGTCGGAGGCGATCGGCGGGCAGGCGGGCACAAGCTCGCTCATCCGCAACTACCTGGGGTTCCCGCGCGGCGTCTCTGGCATGCGGCTGACGCAGCGCGCCCGCGTGCAGGCGCTGCGGTTCGGCGCCGAGTTCTACACCGGCCGCGCCGCCGTGCGCATCGAGCCTGGCCCGCCGGACGAGCCGGAGCACCACCACGTGCTGGTCGGCGGCACGCACCTGTGCGCCCGCACGGTAGTGCTCGCCACCGGCGTCGCCTACCGGCGGCTCGGCGTCGAGAGCGTCGAGGCGCTCGTCGGCAACGGCGTGTTCTACGGCTCGGCCACCTCCTTCGCCCGCTTCGCGAGCGGCCGCCACGTCGTCGTCGTGGGCGGCGGCAACTCGGCGGGCCAGGCCGCCCTGCACCTGGCGCGCTTCGCCAGGAAGGTGTCGATCGTCGTGCGACGAGCGCGGCTGGACGAGACGATGTCGGCCTATCTCGTGCGCGAGATCGCCGCGAACCCCACGGTCGAGGTGACGACCGGCACGCGCGTCGTCGGTGCCGAGGGCGACCCGATGCTGCAGCGCATCGAGCTCGAGGACATCGGCTCGCTCGAGCGCCGCTCCGTCGAGGTCGACGCGATGTTCCTCATGCTCGGCGCGACGCCGGCCTGCGGCTGGTTGCCCGACGAGGTCGCCCGCGACGATCACGACTTCGTGCTCACCGGCCGCGAGGTGCCGATGGATGCGTGGGTCGACGGATGCCCGCCCGCCGCGCTGGAGACGACGGTGCCGGGCATCTACGCCGCCGGCGACGTGCGCGCGGGCTCGATGAAGCGCGTGGCGTCGGCCAGCGGCGAGGGCGCGTCGGTGCTGCCGATGGTGCACGCGCGGCTCGCGGAGCTGCGCGCGCAGCAGCTGCTGCTGGACTGA